The genomic region CGAGCCCATTCCGACAGGAAAGACCCAGGTACGGATGGAGTTCGCCTACGACGGAGGCGGTTTCGCCAAGGGCGGCACCGTGACGCTCTACTACGATGGCAACGAAGTCGGCTCCGGGCGGGTCGAACTGACCCAGGGTTTCGTCTTCTCGGCCGATGAGACCACCGACGTCGGCCGGGAGACCGGGACTACGGTGAGCCCGGACTACACCGCGCACACCAGCAAATTCAACGGCAAGATCGCCTGGGTTCGAATCGACCTGGGTGAGGACGCCAAGGACGCCGATCACTACATCGAGCCCGACGAGCGCTTCCGGGTGGCGATGGCCCGGCAGTAACGGGCTAGTCCACGGGCTGCGTCAGCTCGAGCGTCGGCAACACGAAATCCTCGAGCATGGCCCGCTCATCGGCGTCGTCACGTCCGGGGAACACGAGCAGAGACACCATGACGCGCACCAGCCAACGTGCGCGCCGTTCGACGTCGTCGACTCCCAGCGCCATCAGATATGCCTCGGTGCGCGCCTGGATCACCTCGGAGCGCTCGGCCATGTCGCCGCCGATCGGTCGCCTGTCGGGGGCGAACCACGCAGAGAGCGCCGGGCTTTCGCGAACCCGGTGGAGCGAGGCGAGGATGCCGTTGACCAGAAGCTCGCCAGGTGTGCGGGCTTCGCTGCCGGTTTCCAGTGCGCCCAACTCCGCGAACACCCGATGGGCCTCCCGGTGCACGTAGGCCGTGTAGAGGGCGTCGCGGTTCTCGAAGTAGCGGTACAGCGTGGCACGGGAACAGCCGGACGCCTTGGCGATATCGTTCATGCCAACGCTGCCGGGATCGTCCCGGGTGAACAGTTCCTCGGCCGCGTCCAGGATCTTCTCTGCGGCCACGTCACCACGGTTGGCGGCCAGCCAGTCGCCCGCCATTACGTCACCCGAAACGGGACCGACAGCGGGCGCCGCACGTAACTGCCGCCGGCCCAGACGATTCCGCTCTCATCGACCTCGAAGTCGGGGATCCGCGCCATGAGCTCCTCCAATGCGACCCGGGACTGCATGCGGGCCGCGGCAGCGCCGAGGCAGTGGTGCGCGCCGTGGCTGAACGTCAGGATGTTGCGCGGTTTGCGCGTCACGTCGAGATCGGCTGCATTGTCACCGTAGTGGCGCTCGTCGCGGTTGCCGGAGCCGTAGAGCAGCATCGCGCGGCGACCCTCGGGGATGGTGACGTCGCCGATCGTCACGTCGCGGGTCACGGTACGGCCGAGCATCTGCACGGGGGAGGTGAGGCGCAGCAACTCGTCGACGGAATCGCCTATCAGGTCCGGGTTCTCGGCCAGCAGCCTGCGTTGGTCGGGGCGCTGGTGTAGCAGCTGCACCGAGCCGCCGAGCATCCCGGTGCTGGTGTCGTTGCCGCCCGTCACCATGGTGAACGTGAACGCCAGGATCGACAGCACGCCGGCGATGTCGCCGTCGGCGCCGACGCCCGCGGCCACCAGGTGTGAGACGGTGTCGTCCTCGGGTTCGACGCGGCGACGCTCGATGAGCGCGGTGAAGTACGCCATCATCCCGCCCAGCGCATCGCCGAGCGTCTCGAGCGCGCCACCGATGCCGCCCTCGGCGGTGTTGGCCGCGACGATCGCATCGGTCCACCCGTCGAACTGGTCGCGGTCCTCCTCGGGCACCCCGAGGTAGTGCGCGACGACCATCGACGGCAGGGGCTTGAACAGCTCGGCGACGATATCGCCCCCGCCGGCCGCGCGGATGCGCTCGATTCGCTCGATCACATACTGGCGGACCTTGGGCTCGACGGCCTCCACCTGGCGGGGGGTGAACCCGCGCGACACCAACTTGCGGAACTCGGTGTGCACCGGTGGGTCCTGCATGACCATCGGGGGGTTGTCGGCCAGGCCGATCATCTCCAACTCGCCGTAGTTGACGGTCAGGCCCTGCGCCGAGGAGAAGGTCTGATGGTCGCGCGCGGCGCTGAAGATGTCGGCGTGCCGGGACAGCACGTAGTAGTCGTTCTCGGGCTGCTCCGGCGGTACGACGTGGTGCACGGGATCGTGGTCACGCAGCGCGCGGTACATCGGCCACGGGTCGACCCACGTCGCGGGGGTGGACAGCTGGAAGCGCGCCGGCGTGCTGTGAGACAAAGTGGCTGACATGTCTTATGAATACGACAGTGACGGCTAGATGTCAACCATCGCCTCGCTCCACTGCGCAAACGGGCGTTGATCAAATTAATGCATGCAATAATCGGATTATGGATGCATACGACGGCCTCCTGGGCTTGATCCGCAGGGGCGAGCTGCGCGGGGACGTCAAAGTCTCCGAGGCGTCGCTTGCGGCGCGGCTGGGCGTGAGTCGCACCCCCGTGAGAGAGGCACTGCGGGTTCTGGATGCACAACGCCTAGTCGTCAGCCAAGGCCGCGGCGTGCGGGCCAGGGTGCCGGGTGCTCGGGAGCTCGCGGAGGCGTTCGAGACACGTTGTGCGCTGGAGAGCTTTGCCGCACAGGAAGCGGCAACAGCCCAGCGCGCTGGGCTGTTGTTGCCAGCACGGTTGCGTGAGGTGGAACGCCTTGCGGTCTCCTGCGACCAGGCGACTCGGGTGGCGGGCGCGCTGGCAGGAGCAGAGGAGAACCGCACGTTTCACCTGGCCCTCGCGGCACTGGCAGGCAACAGTCAGATCAACGCGTTGCTGACAGCGGTGTGGGACCAGATCATCATCGCCACCCGGGCCGGGTTGACTACAACGCCCCGAGTGAACGACGTCCACCGCGAGCACGAAGCCATTCTGCAAGCGATCAGCCGCGGGCGACCGGACCAGGCGCGCAGCGCTGTGTCAGTCCACGTCGATCACACACGAAGAATCTCCCTGAACAGCATCGACGAAACGGAGACCCACGCATGAGCGGCAAGACGCATGAGTACGACGTCAGCATCGTCTGGACCGGCAACCACGGAACTGGAACGACCGGGTACACGGCCTACGGCCGCGACCACGAGATCCACGCCCCGGCGGCTCCCGCCATTCTCGGCACCGCGGACCCAGCCTTCCGCGGGGACCCCACGCGGTGGAACCCAGAGCAACTGCAGGTGGCGGCACTGTCGCAGTGCCACATGCTGTGGTATCTCAACCTCGCCGCCGCAGCGGGGGTCGTCGTCACCGCCTATGAAGATCACGCCCACGGCGTCATGTGCCAGGACGAGGCGGGGGGCGGCCAGTTCGAGTCTGTGACGCTGCGACCGCGCGTCACAATCACCGTCGACAGCGACCATGAGGCTGCTCTGCGGATACACGCCGACGTGCCCGCGAAGTGCTTCATTGCTCGCTCGGTCAACTTCCCCGTGCGCCACGAACCGGTCATCACTGTCGAAGGTGCTGCCATGCCTCCGACCCCCGTGTAGGTCATATCCACCACCCGACAACGATCATCAGTGGGGCCAGCCTGGAAATCGGCTGGTCCCACTGTTCTTGAGTGGACACGTGTCCCACGCGAACGCGGCACTCACGCCACGCCATTGGCTCAAGGTCGCTCAGCTCGATCTCGGCGCGGGGTGCGCACGGCGCGTGTCGGCCGATCGGGGGACACGAAGTTCATCCGGTGTATCCACCGTTCACCCGACAGACGCCGCGCCCGCGCCGCGACAGAGTCGTCCTATCGCCGGAACGCACTCGGCGGCCACATGAAAACGACACTCAGACAGAGGGATTGATCCTATGAGCAACCTGGCTCGCAACTTCGCCCGGTTTATCGCAATGCCGGCCATCATCGGCGGCGCCGCGCTCGGCGTGGCCGGGATAGCCTCGGCGACGCCCGGTCCGATGACCCCAACCACCACGGTCGCGCCGGCGCCGGCCGGCCCGGGTTACCAGTACTCCCCGGAGCACTACGCCACTCCCGCCCCGACGCAGGGCCCCGGCTGGCAGAACCACCACGGACCGAATCACATGAACTGACCCCGGGGGGTCGGAGCGACAAGCCCTCCCCGGGCACAGGGGAGGGCTTGTTCGCGCCGGGACCTGGCGATCCCACGCGCGGAGGTGGTAAGGCTAGCCTTACCGGGAGGGTTTGACGTCGTGGGAAAGAGGATCGCTGATGGCACGCGGATTCCAAGGGGTGATGCTGCGCGGCTTCGGCGCGCGCGATCACGAGGCCACAGTGCGCGAAACCGAGCAACTGGCCCCGCACTTCCTGCGGATACGCATGGTCTCGCCGACGCTGTTCGAGGATGCGGTGGCCGAACCGACGTCGTGGCTGCGGTTCTGGTTTCCCGATCCCGATGGCTCGGATACGGAGTTCCAGCGGGCATACACGATCACCGAGGCCGACACGGCCACCGGCCACTTCGCGGTCGACGTCGTTCTGCACGAACCCGCAGGTCCCGCCTCCACCTGGGCGCGCACCGTGGAACCCGGGGCGACGATCTCGGTCATGACGATGGGCTCGGCGCCATTCACGGTCGCCGACGACCCCGCCGACCGTCCCGCCGGATACCTCCTGATCGGCGACTCGGCGTCGACGCCCGCCATCAACGGCATCATCAACGCCGTCCCGCACGACATCCCCATCGAGGCCTACCTCGAACAGCACAGCGATGACGATCTGCTGATCCGGGTCGCCGAGCATCCGCGCCTGACCCTGCATCGGGTCGCCCGCCGCGACGCGACCTCGCTGGCCGCCGCAGTCGAATCCCGCGACTGGTCGAACTGGTACGCCTGGCTGGGGCCGGAGGCCGGCGCGCTCAAGCATTTGCGCGCCCGGCTGCGCGACGAGTTCGGCTTCCCCAAGTCCGAGATCCACGCCCAGGCCTACTGGACCGAGGGTCGGGCGATGGGCAAGCGGCGCGGCGACGAGCCCGCCGCACCGGTCGCGATGCCCGCGAGTGTCGAGCCCGAAACCCCTGTCGAGCCGACCGAACCGACCGAACCGACTGTGCCCCAGGCGCCGACCGACGTGGCCCGCGGGAACTGGCGCGGCCAGGGTGCGGGACGACTGATGGCGCCGCTGAAGACGCCGCTCATAGTCTCCGGTGTCCTGCAGTTGCTGATCACCCTCGTCGAACTCGCGCCGTTCGTCCTGCTGGTCGAGCTGGCCAGGGTCCTGCTGTCGGGTGCCGATGAGGGGCGGCTCTGGACCCTGGGCACCGCCGCGGTCGGGCTGCTCGGCACCGGCGCCCTGCTGGCGGCCGCGCTGACGTTCTGGCTGCACCGCGTCGACGCCCGTTTTGCCCGCGAACTGCGCGGGCGGCTGCTGACCAAGCTGTCCCGATTGCCGTTGGGCTGGTTCACCGTCCGCGGGTCCGGCTCGGTCAAACAACTAGTGCAGGACGACACGCTGGCCCTGCACTACCTTGTCACCCACGCGATCCCCGACGCGGTCGCCGCCGTTGTCGCACCCGTTGCGGTGCTGGTCTACCTGTTCGTCGTGGACTGGCGCCTGGCACTGGTGCTGTTCGTGCCGGTGCTCGCCTACGTGGTGTTGATGTCCGCCATGACAATTCAGTCCGGCTCCAAGATCCGCGAGGCACCGCGATGGGCCGAGCGGATGGGCGGTGAGGCCGGCGCCTACCTCGAGGGCCAACCGGTGGTCCGCGTGTTCGGCGGCGCGGCCGCATCGAGCTTCCGGCGCCGACTCGACGGCTACATCGGATTCCTGGTGGCCTGGCAGCGCCCATTCGTCGGCAAGAAGACGCTGATGGATCTGGTCACCAGACCCGCGACGTTCCTCTGGCTGATCGCGGTCGTCGGCACCCCGATGATCGTCGCCGGGGCCATGGATCCGGTGAGTCTGCTGCCATTCCTGTTCCTGGGCACCACCTTCGGCGCCCGCCTGCTTGGCATCGGCTACGGTTTGGGTGGCATCCAGGCCGGGATGCTGGCGGCTCGGCGGGTGCAGACAGTGCTCGACGAACCGGACCTCGCCGTCGGTGCGGCGAAGACGCCGGCCGACGGCACCGACGGCACCGTCGTCTTCGATCGCGTGACGTTCGGCTACCGGCCGGACGTCCCGGTGATCAGGGACGTGACGCTGACGCTGCGGCCGGGCACCGTCACCGCGCTCGTCGGACCGTCGGGATCGGGCAAGTCCACTCTGGCCGCGCTGCTCGCGCGCTTCCATGACGTGCAACAGGGCTCGATCACCGTCGGGAGCCGCGACATTCGCACGCTGCACGCCGACGAGCTCTATCGGGGGATCGGTTTCGTGCTGCAGGAGACCCAGCTGGTGCACGGCACCGTCGCGGAGAACATCGCTTTGGCGGTGCCTGATGCCGACATCGAGCGGGTGCAGGCCGCGGCGCGCGACGCGCAGATCCACGACCGGATCATGCGGCTGCCGGACGGTTACGACACGGTGCTCGGGGCGGGTTCCGGGCTGTCCGGCGGTGAGCGGCAACGCCTGACCATCGCCCGCGCGATCCTGGCGGACACTCCCGTGCTCATCCTCGACGAGGCAACCGCGTTCGCCGACCCCGAATCGGAGTACCTCGTCCAGCAGGCACTCAACCGGCTCACCAGGGATCGCACGGTGCTGGTCATCGCGCACCGGCTGCACACCATCACCCACGCCGACCAGATCGTCGTCCTCGACGACGGGGAGATCGCCGAAACCGGAACGCACGACCAACTGCTGGCCGCGGGTGGGCGCTACCGCGCGTTGTGGGATTCGGGCACGCGCGCACCGGTTGGCGCAGGCACCACGCAGGAGGTCTCCCGATGATCCGCACACTGCTTGCGCTGATTCCGGCCGACCGCCGCGGCAAGGTCGGCGTCTACACGGTGCTGGCGATCGTCTCGGTACTGCTGCGGGCCGCGGGAACGGTGTTGCTCGTCCCGCTGGTCGCCGAACTGTTCGGCGGTGCGCCAGCCCGCGCGTGGGTGTGGCTGGGATGGTTGACCGCCGTGACCGTCGTCGGGTGGGTGGTCGACACCACCACTGCGCGAATGGGTTTCGATCTGGGCTTCGCGGTGCTCGACAACACCCAGCACGATGTCGCCGATCGACTGCCGAACATCCGGCTGAACTGGCTGACGCAGGAGAACACCGCGACGGCGCGGCAGGCCATCGCCTCCACCGGACCGGAACTGGTCGGGCTCGTCGTCAACCTCTTGACTCCGCTGATCGGTGCCGTGCTGCTGCCCGCAGCGATCGCACTGGCGCTGCTGGCGGTGTCTCCGGCTCTGGGGCTGGCTGCGCTGGCCGGGGTGGCGGTACTGCTGGGCGCGCTGTGGATCTCGGTGCGGTTGACTCGCCGCGCCGACGCGGTCGCCGGTGAGACCAACACCGCGTTCACCGAGCGCATCATCGAGTTCGCCCGAACCCAACAGGCTTTGCGCGCCGCGCGTCGGGTGGAGCCGGCACGCAGCCTCGTCGGCGGTGCCCTCGATGCTCAGCACGGTGCAAGCCTGCGGCTGCTCACCATGCAGATCCCCGGCCAGCTGCTGTTCAGCCTGGCCAGTCAGTTCGCACTGATCCTGTTCGCCGGCATGGCCGCATGGCTGACGGTGCGCGGTGAGCTGGGGGTGCCCGAGGCCATCGCGCTCATCGTCGTCATCGCCCGCTACCTGGAGCCGTTCACGAGCCTGAGCGAACTGGCTCCCGCGCTGGAGAGCACGCGCGCCACACTCGGCAGGATCCAGGCCGTGCTGGACGCGCCGACCATGGCCGCCGGCGCCGCCACGCTGGCAGACACCGGCGCGGCGCCGCGTATCGAGTTCGACGGTGTTGGCTTCGCCTATGGTGACGAGAAGCTTTTCGAGGGACTGGATTTCGTCCTCGAGCCGGGTACCACCACGGCCATCGTCGGCCCGTCGGGTTCGGGCAAGAGCACGATCCTGGCGCTTATCGCGGGTCTACACGAGCCGACGAGCGGCCGGGTGCTGTTCGACGGCGTCG from Mycolicibacterium sp. YH-1 harbors:
- a CDS encoding cytochrome P450, with protein sequence MSATLSHSTPARFQLSTPATWVDPWPMYRALRDHDPVHHVVPPEQPENDYYVLSRHADIFSAARDHQTFSSAQGLTVNYGELEMIGLADNPPMVMQDPPVHTEFRKLVSRGFTPRQVEAVEPKVRQYVIERIERIRAAGGGDIVAELFKPLPSMVVAHYLGVPEEDRDQFDGWTDAIVAANTAEGGIGGALETLGDALGGMMAYFTALIERRRVEPEDDTVSHLVAAGVGADGDIAGVLSILAFTFTMVTGGNDTSTGMLGGSVQLLHQRPDQRRLLAENPDLIGDSVDELLRLTSPVQMLGRTVTRDVTIGDVTIPEGRRAMLLYGSGNRDERHYGDNAADLDVTRKPRNILTFSHGAHHCLGAAAARMQSRVALEELMARIPDFEVDESGIVWAGGSYVRRPLSVPFRVT
- a CDS encoding OsmC family protein, which encodes MSGKTHEYDVSIVWTGNHGTGTTGYTAYGRDHEIHAPAAPAILGTADPAFRGDPTRWNPEQLQVAALSQCHMLWYLNLAAAAGVVVTAYEDHAHGVMCQDEAGGGQFESVTLRPRVTITVDSDHEAALRIHADVPAKCFIARSVNFPVRHEPVITVEGAAMPPTPV
- a CDS encoding ABC transporter ATP-binding protein gives rise to the protein MIRTLLALIPADRRGKVGVYTVLAIVSVLLRAAGTVLLVPLVAELFGGAPARAWVWLGWLTAVTVVGWVVDTTTARMGFDLGFAVLDNTQHDVADRLPNIRLNWLTQENTATARQAIASTGPELVGLVVNLLTPLIGAVLLPAAIALALLAVSPALGLAALAGVAVLLGALWISVRLTRRADAVAGETNTAFTERIIEFARTQQALRAARRVEPARSLVGGALDAQHGASLRLLTMQIPGQLLFSLASQFALILFAGMAAWLTVRGELGVPEAIALIVVIARYLEPFTSLSELAPALESTRATLGRIQAVLDAPTMAAGAATLADTGAAPRIEFDGVGFAYGDEKLFEGLDFVLEPGTTTAIVGPSGSGKSTILALIAGLHEPTSGRVLFDGVDIATLDPTARRAATSVVFQHPYLFDGSLRDNVLVGDPDADADALATATRLARVDELTGRLPDGEQTMVGEAGAALSGGERQRVSIARALVKPAPVLLVDEATSALDTENEAAVVDALTADLRQRTRVIVAHRLASIRHADRVLFVDDGRIVEDGTIDELLAEGGRYVRFREFWNQQRAAADWQITT
- a CDS encoding ABC transporter ATP-binding protein/permease codes for the protein MARGFQGVMLRGFGARDHEATVRETEQLAPHFLRIRMVSPTLFEDAVAEPTSWLRFWFPDPDGSDTEFQRAYTITEADTATGHFAVDVVLHEPAGPASTWARTVEPGATISVMTMGSAPFTVADDPADRPAGYLLIGDSASTPAINGIINAVPHDIPIEAYLEQHSDDDLLIRVAEHPRLTLHRVARRDATSLAAAVESRDWSNWYAWLGPEAGALKHLRARLRDEFGFPKSEIHAQAYWTEGRAMGKRRGDEPAAPVAMPASVEPETPVEPTEPTEPTVPQAPTDVARGNWRGQGAGRLMAPLKTPLIVSGVLQLLITLVELAPFVLLVELARVLLSGADEGRLWTLGTAAVGLLGTGALLAAALTFWLHRVDARFARELRGRLLTKLSRLPLGWFTVRGSGSVKQLVQDDTLALHYLVTHAIPDAVAAVVAPVAVLVYLFVVDWRLALVLFVPVLAYVVLMSAMTIQSGSKIREAPRWAERMGGEAGAYLEGQPVVRVFGGAAASSFRRRLDGYIGFLVAWQRPFVGKKTLMDLVTRPATFLWLIAVVGTPMIVAGAMDPVSLLPFLFLGTTFGARLLGIGYGLGGIQAGMLAARRVQTVLDEPDLAVGAAKTPADGTDGTVVFDRVTFGYRPDVPVIRDVTLTLRPGTVTALVGPSGSGKSTLAALLARFHDVQQGSITVGSRDIRTLHADELYRGIGFVLQETQLVHGTVAENIALAVPDADIERVQAAARDAQIHDRIMRLPDGYDTVLGAGSGLSGGERQRLTIARAILADTPVLILDEATAFADPESEYLVQQALNRLTRDRTVLVIAHRLHTITHADQIVVLDDGEIAETGTHDQLLAAGGRYRALWDSGTRAPVGAGTTQEVSR
- a CDS encoding GntR family transcriptional regulator, with the translated sequence MDAYDGLLGLIRRGELRGDVKVSEASLAARLGVSRTPVREALRVLDAQRLVVSQGRGVRARVPGARELAEAFETRCALESFAAQEAATAQRAGLLLPARLREVERLAVSCDQATRVAGALAGAEENRTFHLALAALAGNSQINALLTAVWDQIIIATRAGLTTTPRVNDVHREHEAILQAISRGRPDQARSAVSVHVDHTRRISLNSIDETETHA
- a CDS encoding TetR/AcrR family transcriptional regulator, whose amino-acid sequence is MAGDWLAANRGDVAAEKILDAAEELFTRDDPGSVGMNDIAKASGCSRATLYRYFENRDALYTAYVHREAHRVFAELGALETGSEARTPGELLVNGILASLHRVRESPALSAWFAPDRRPIGGDMAERSEVIQARTEAYLMALGVDDVERRARWLVRVMVSLLVFPGRDDADERAMLEDFVLPTLELTQPVD